From the genome of Verrucomicrobiia bacterium, one region includes:
- a CDS encoding cohesin domain-containing protein encodes MNRYKTHIQKIKLGRFRQRLAIITVVSFMAIGSYFLIQAQAAAGYIYISPTTGTRNVGETFSVQVRVRSTSAINAAFVDMNYNGVGLQVLSIQRGTDFPNQNAATQHTPSTTGTGTIKMQSTRNVSTAGDFHYATITFRARRTGTFGITPLASCYMVNYPNNSISFTTGRGDYTFVTPPAPAPPPPAPTPSPAPTPAPAPAPKPSPAPSPTPRPSSSRPAPSTTPTATVPQTESAPSASNLKISNFSITEVGYRSAVLNWETNKPASGKVNYGYTDKNMPYDVVDQAKTTTHRLVVQGDVIRAGTEYAVRITSDDGAGPVTLDGKFSTKGISIRVKVVDTQGQPVLGASVQTDTVDASTDDAGIAQLIVPEGAVSIRATKDDLTTDISAEIALPGAEEAAPQLVTIDLKPASESKSSASGDKKLNPWKIVLPILLFGGVGAAALVIFRRRSRRRILPSPSYPTAPTPHSSASPAHTPTLPELVRQDLDAKYHKSDQPKPDEPEDMFSPAHYASPPPIVQPTPPVEHHTPPTEPKPEPKPAEHHKAPEAEPAKPHPEEHPKKPHKDAEVDPGDDHSLRIFHDK; translated from the coding sequence ATGAATAGATACAAAACACACATACAGAAAATCAAACTAGGGCGCTTTAGGCAGCGGCTGGCCATTATTACCGTTGTTTCCTTCATGGCTATAGGCAGCTACTTCCTCATTCAAGCCCAAGCTGCCGCTGGATATATTTATATCTCGCCGACCACGGGCACCAGGAATGTGGGCGAGACATTTTCTGTGCAGGTACGGGTCAGGTCAACCAGCGCTATTAACGCCGCCTTTGTAGATATGAACTATAACGGTGTGGGTTTGCAGGTGCTGAGCATCCAGCGTGGCACCGACTTTCCCAACCAAAACGCCGCAACACAACATACACCCAGCACTACCGGCACGGGCACTATCAAAATGCAAAGCACCCGAAACGTCTCGACGGCAGGTGATTTTCACTACGCAACTATTACTTTCAGAGCAAGAAGGACGGGCACATTTGGTATTACACCCTTAGCGAGTTGCTATATGGTCAATTATCCCAACAACAGTATCTCCTTTACCACCGGCCGGGGTGACTACACCTTTGTTACACCGCCCGCACCAGCCCCGCCACCCCCCGCACCGACGCCCTCGCCAGCACCAACGCCCGCACCCGCTCCAGCACCAAAACCTTCCCCCGCCCCCTCTCCCACACCCCGTCCCTCCTCATCACGACCAGCGCCTTCCACAACGCCCACGGCTACGGTGCCCCAGACCGAGTCAGCCCCCTCGGCCTCTAACCTCAAAATATCCAACTTCTCCATCACGGAGGTTGGATATCGTTCGGCCGTCCTCAACTGGGAGACCAACAAGCCAGCCAGCGGCAAGGTCAACTATGGATACACCGACAAGAATATGCCGTACGATGTTGTCGATCAGGCCAAAACGACTACCCACCGGTTAGTCGTGCAGGGCGATGTCATTCGTGCCGGCACGGAATATGCCGTGCGTATCACCAGCGACGACGGTGCCGGACCAGTTACACTGGATGGTAAGTTCTCTACCAAAGGCATAAGTATTCGTGTCAAAGTAGTCGACACTCAAGGTCAGCCAGTTCTGGGAGCCAGCGTTCAGACCGATACAGTCGATGCATCTACCGACGACGCGGGCATTGCTCAGTTGATCGTCCCCGAAGGCGCAGTGTCTATCAGGGCCACAAAAGACGACCTGACCACCGACATATCGGCAGAGATCGCCCTTCCTGGCGCCGAAGAAGCTGCGCCCCAACTGGTTACCATCGACCTCAAACCAGCCTCTGAGTCAAAGTCCAGCGCATCAGGAGACAAAAAGCTAAACCCATGGAAGATAGTCCTGCCAATCCTGCTGTTTGGCGGTGTTGGCGCAGCAGCGCTAGTGATCTTCCGGCGTAGAAGTAGGCGGCGAATCTTGCCCTCACCCTCCTATCCCACCGCCCCCACGCCCCACTCGTCTGCATCGCCCGCGCACACTCCCACATTGCCCGAACTGGTCCGCCAAGACTTGGACGCCAAGTATCACAAGTCCGATCAGCCCAAACCAGATGAGCCCGAAGACATGTTCAGCCCCGCGCACTACGCAAGCCCGCCGCCAATTGTGCAGCCCACACCTCCCGTCGAGCACCACACTCCACCCACCGAACCCAAGCCGGAACCAAAACCAGCCGAACACCACAAGGCGCCCGAAGCCGAGCCGGCAAAACCCCACCCAGAAGAGCACCCTAAAAAACCTCATAAAGATGCCGAGGTAGACCCCGGCGACGATCACAGCCTGCGCATCTTCCACGACAAATAA
- a CDS encoding ribonuclease J, whose protein sequence is MNISTNKTRGAAIRAQRRNQDDAQRVIDQYAAAGQKPGKRANVVTDTFDKLKVTFLGGLYDVGEKNMAVIEYQNDAIVLDCGINLSVDLPGINYEVNDMAYLETIKHKLKAYVITHGHLDHIGGLRHTVPKYPAPIYGSRYTIGVIEKTFQDEITETDFVPEFVTIDIDAHERIKMGAFFVEFIRVTHAIPDPAAVCIDTPVGRIVATGDFRLDPEPLDNRPSDKARLKELGDQGVLLLMSDSSYADVEGRTPTEHTLQKSFHDVITNATGRIFVAVFSSNINRTQMIIDAAVAAGRKVALDGRSMIAYAEIAVRQGILKVPKGTIVSMQQASTIPADQLLVMCTGGQGEPNAALQRMSEGQHKYVNLNQGDTVLISSSPIPGNEVSYDHISNRLSKKGVHLFRHPTHQLDGCGPLHVSGHAKRDELREMLQLVRPKFFIPVHAGTLRRTYHAELGVQEGIPRRNVFLPDNGDSLLFTAQTGEPGGQVPHGSLLVDQTGSIVSGIVVKDRLMLSEEGILAVVLTIDKKSGKLLTSPDIISRGFIAMRDNEELMNSFRDELRRAVQQRFKRIDLDRFKLEMKDLIAHFWFEQTGRTPIAIPVVNVISGKASAQTSHASAKQKPGEDLVALEQKRFQEMRARLLGQDQRD, encoded by the coding sequence ATGAATATATCTACTAACAAAACTCGTGGCGCAGCCATCCGGGCGCAAAGACGCAACCAAGACGACGCCCAGCGAGTGATAGATCAGTATGCGGCTGCTGGCCAAAAGCCTGGCAAGCGAGCCAATGTTGTCACTGACACTTTTGACAAACTCAAGGTCACTTTTTTGGGTGGACTATACGACGTGGGCGAGAAAAACATGGCCGTTATCGAGTACCAGAACGACGCAATTGTATTGGACTGTGGCATCAATTTGAGCGTTGATCTGCCCGGTATCAACTACGAGGTCAACGACATGGCGTACTTGGAAACTATCAAGCATAAACTAAAGGCCTATGTCATCACCCACGGGCACCTAGATCACATAGGTGGACTCCGGCATACGGTGCCAAAATATCCTGCACCTATTTATGGGTCACGATATACCATTGGCGTGATCGAAAAGACTTTCCAGGACGAGATTACAGAAACTGACTTTGTGCCAGAGTTTGTCACCATAGACATTGATGCGCACGAGCGTATCAAGATGGGCGCGTTTTTCGTGGAGTTCATCCGCGTTACGCACGCTATTCCTGATCCCGCGGCGGTCTGCATTGATACGCCGGTTGGGCGGATTGTTGCCACCGGCGACTTCCGGCTGGATCCAGAGCCACTAGACAATCGGCCAAGCGACAAAGCTCGCCTGAAAGAGTTGGGTGACCAAGGCGTTCTGTTGCTGATGAGCGATAGTAGCTATGCGGATGTTGAAGGTCGTACCCCCACAGAGCACACACTGCAAAAGAGTTTTCATGACGTTATCACAAATGCCACAGGGCGCATTTTTGTGGCAGTCTTTTCCAGTAATATCAACCGCACTCAAATGATTATCGATGCCGCCGTAGCTGCTGGGCGTAAGGTAGCGTTGGATGGCCGCAGCATGATTGCTTATGCCGAGATTGCTGTGCGCCAAGGGATCTTAAAAGTTCCAAAAGGCACCATTGTATCCATGCAGCAGGCCAGCACCATCCCGGCAGACCAGTTGCTGGTGATGTGCACGGGTGGGCAGGGCGAACCAAACGCTGCACTGCAGCGCATGAGCGAGGGCCAGCACAAGTACGTTAACCTGAACCAAGGCGACACGGTCCTCATCAGCTCGTCACCAATACCCGGCAACGAAGTGTCTTATGATCACATCAGCAATCGGCTCAGCAAAAAAGGCGTGCACTTGTTTCGTCACCCAACCCACCAACTGGACGGCTGCGGTCCGCTGCACGTGTCTGGGCATGCCAAACGCGACGAATTGCGAGAGATGCTGCAGCTGGTTCGGCCCAAGTTCTTTATCCCTGTGCATGCCGGTACCTTGCGACGAACCTATCATGCCGAGTTGGGTGTGCAGGAGGGTATTCCGCGCCGGAATGTTTTCCTACCGGACAATGGCGACAGCTTATTGTTTACGGCTCAGACTGGTGAGCCCGGTGGGCAAGTGCCACATGGCAGTTTGTTGGTCGACCAGACTGGCTCTATCGTCAGTGGCATTGTCGTGAAAGACCGTCTGATGCTGAGTGAAGAAGGTATCTTGGCGGTTGTCCTAACCATAGACAAGAAATCCGGCAAGCTGCTAACCAGCCCCGATATCATTAGTCGTGGTTTTATAGCCATGCGCGATAACGAGGAGCTCATGAATAGTTTTAGAGATGAACTGCGTCGGGCGGTCCAGCAGCGTTTCAAGCGAATTGACCTGGACCGTTTCAAACTAGAAATGAAGGACCTCATTGCCCATTTTTGGTTTGAGCAAACCGGCCGCACGCCCATTGCCATTCCGGTAGTTAACGTTATCAGTGGCAAGGCATCAGCCCAAACTAGTCACGCAAGCGCCAAACAAAAACCTGGTGAAGATTTGGTGGCACTGGAACAAAAGCGTTTCCAAGAAATGCGTGCCCGCCTGCTGGGCCAAGACCAAAGAGACTAA
- a CDS encoding peptidoglycan recognition family protein, whose translation MRLTFKRCVKEASLFAAVLATVSLPLSGVASAANQNTQQDFAVASTEFGVPQEILMAVSYNQTRWENHKGRPSASGGYGLMHLTSEAESEDGRGDPHRPRQNRHSSRKHTLDEAAAQLQVSVETLKHDDRQNIRGGAAILAKYGRETNDGQEPTHVDEWYGAVAKIADSPDQESAEDFANDVYNTVQNGAARHTEDGQSVSMPGRPVRPNRSRVERLRLPRSGRHTNQQQNQTECPRTIICKFVPARFAQNNPNDPVDYGNYDQAHRPNDMKVKYIVIHDTEGSYQSAIDWFRDPASYVAAHYVIRSSDGEVTQMVKNEDVAWHAGNWYVNMHSIGVEHEGIATEGAAWYTEAMYRSSAKLVRYLAEKYNVPLDREHIVGHSQYHAPTPERVAGAHWDPGPFWDWNHYMELLGTHTSAAPGSSDVVTIAPNFTTNKPPITTCTGTTCTPLPSQSANFVYLRKEPSPTADLLTDAGLHPDGTAGTTKAEDWSAKATHGQHFAVAGRSGDWTAIWFNGQKGWFYNPSGPSKTALPGRSKLVKAKNGASSVPVYGRPLPEPGAYNTTHAPVQTIVPLQYTIPAGQSYVVYEPKVPNDYFHVLAFDRSTPGDGTITMGTEKYLPITYGHRQAYVKASDVVMY comes from the coding sequence ATGCGCTTAACCTTTAAAAGATGTGTCAAAGAAGCGAGTTTGTTTGCTGCAGTGCTTGCTACGGTATCACTCCCTCTTTCTGGAGTAGCATCGGCTGCCAATCAAAACACACAACAAGACTTTGCGGTGGCTAGCACAGAGTTTGGCGTGCCTCAAGAAATCTTAATGGCCGTTTCATATAACCAAACACGCTGGGAAAATCACAAAGGCAGGCCCAGCGCCAGTGGTGGCTATGGCCTGATGCACTTGACTTCAGAAGCCGAGTCAGAGGACGGCCGTGGTGATCCGCACCGCCCCAGACAAAACAGACACTCTTCAAGAAAACACACCCTGGACGAGGCAGCTGCCCAACTGCAAGTCTCTGTCGAAACACTGAAGCATGATGACCGCCAAAACATAAGAGGTGGGGCAGCCATATTGGCCAAATACGGCCGTGAAACTAACGACGGACAAGAGCCTACACACGTTGACGAGTGGTATGGCGCAGTTGCCAAAATAGCCGATTCGCCCGACCAAGAAAGCGCCGAGGACTTCGCCAATGACGTATATAACACAGTACAAAATGGCGCTGCCCGCCACACCGAGGATGGTCAGTCGGTCAGCATGCCGGGCAGACCAGTTAGACCAAACCGATCACGAGTAGAGCGGTTACGCTTACCCCGATCTGGCCGCCACACCAACCAGCAGCAAAACCAGACAGAATGTCCCCGTACCATCATTTGCAAATTCGTACCGGCTCGGTTTGCACAGAACAACCCAAATGACCCCGTTGACTACGGCAACTATGACCAAGCCCACCGTCCGAACGATATGAAGGTCAAATATATTGTCATTCATGATACCGAAGGCTCGTATCAAAGCGCCATAGACTGGTTCCGTGACCCGGCATCATACGTAGCGGCTCATTATGTGATTCGGTCCTCTGATGGTGAAGTAACGCAAATGGTCAAAAATGAAGATGTTGCCTGGCATGCTGGCAACTGGTATGTCAACATGCATTCTATTGGCGTTGAGCATGAGGGCATTGCAACCGAGGGTGCCGCCTGGTACACCGAGGCTATGTACCGCTCGTCTGCCAAACTTGTCCGCTATCTGGCCGAGAAGTATAACGTACCGTTGGACCGCGAACATATTGTTGGGCACAGTCAATATCACGCCCCCACACCCGAGCGAGTAGCCGGTGCACATTGGGACCCAGGCCCTTTCTGGGACTGGAACCATTACATGGAGCTACTCGGAACACACACATCCGCAGCGCCAGGTAGCAGCGACGTAGTTACCATCGCCCCAAACTTTACTACCAACAAACCACCAATCACCACCTGCACAGGCACCACGTGCACCCCGCTACCAAGCCAATCTGCTAATTTTGTGTACTTGCGTAAAGAGCCCAGCCCAACCGCTGACTTACTGACTGACGCCGGCTTGCATCCTGACGGCACGGCAGGCACGACCAAAGCCGAAGATTGGAGCGCCAAAGCCACGCACGGTCAGCACTTTGCTGTTGCTGGAAGGAGCGGCGACTGGACAGCTATCTGGTTTAACGGCCAAAAAGGCTGGTTCTACAACCCATCCGGACCCAGCAAAACCGCGCTACCGGGCCGTTCAAAACTTGTAAAAGCAAAAAACGGAGCAAGTTCTGTGCCGGTCTACGGAAGACCCCTGCCCGAGCCTGGCGCCTACAATACCACACACGCTCCAGTGCAAACTATTGTGCCCCTGCAATACACTATTCCAGCCGGTCAATCCTACGTCGTCTATGAGCCAAAGGTGCCCAACGACTACTTCCATGTATTGGCCTTTGACCGCAGCACCCCGGGTGATGGCACTATTACCATGGGCACCGAGAAGTACCTACCCATCACTTACGGTCACCGCCAGGCATATGTCAAAGCCAGCGACGTTGTGATGTATTAG